The sequence below is a genomic window from Carassius carassius chromosome 45, fCarCar2.1, whole genome shotgun sequence.
tttttaataataataaaaaaatgtaactggaaattttattaaaatactgcTCAACAAAATTAGTTAGCCTTAACACTGCTTTAGTATTGTCATTTAActaataattcattatttataatACTTAATTTGCTTCTATTTTGAATTCATGTTTGGCTTTTTTGTACTCTTTTGCAGATCTGTGTAACTGGAAGAGCGAAGAAAGGAGTTTTATAGTTTACCTCAGTCATGCAGAAggtaatgtatgtggatgttatcaTGCttgatttgtattgttttttttttccaagttcaTTTCATTTCAAGCCATTTTTGCCAAAAATCATCAATCTCCTACCACTAGAATTTCCAGAATGTTTTCTCAATTCCTCATATGTGGACACTAACCTCTATTTTGTCTTTCTGTCAAAGTTAACCCTATGATCAGATCTGCAGTGGGGGTTTTTTCACTTAGTGAGAATGGAAAGGGGGCGTGGCTGACTGACACACATCATCACTTTGACTGATGACATTACTTATAGATCTTATTTCTCATTAACAACATGTCACTGGATAGAAGCAGTTAAatgatgacctctgacctttttGCTCTGCTCTCCCACCACAGGCAGGAACGGCCCCATCCTCCCGGGGTCCAAGTGCTCCTGGGTCCCCAGCCACCTCGATTGTGGTAAGTAAAACTTTCAGTTTCACTGATAACACATGCGTTCTGTTATCTGCCATAAAGCACATGCTTCCCATGAACCCAGTGAGGCATCTCAGAGGACAAGCGTTTCTTTCACTCAGCCTCTCTCTTTCGAACTCCCCAAAGGCACGCATGGACAATCAGGTCATTGGATATAAAGACTTGGCAGCCATTCCCAAAGACAAAGCCATTCTTGAGGTGGAACGGCCAGATCTGATGGTGTACGAGCCACATTTCAATATCTCAGCCCTGGATCGGATAAGTCTCTCCAGAAGCAGAGAGGTCAGAAAAGAACGAATGTGTCTTTAGATCGAGTCTGTTTCATTGTACCATTGGGAAGCATTTGAGAAGCTTTATTGTGTGTTTTACAACTTCCACTTCAAGTGGAATCAATATATGTTTTGGCGAACAGGAAGCTAGATATAATGGTGAGGTGTAACTTTAATGCTATTAGTCAAGCTTTGTTATGCATGTGAAATCATTTGTGTGTGTTAAAGAGCCACAGAGCCATTGGATGTCAGACGCTGAAAACGATGCacatgtgtgtgttctgttttcTCTCCTTGTCTCCTCCAGAGATCGATGTCTCCTCATTCTATCTCTCCCCCACCTTCCCCTGAGGTGAGCCAGCAAGTCTCTGTCCATCATTAGCTTTAACCACCACACTTCtcttcctgtacacttcctgtGTCATTGTTTTACTGAGCCACTCCATTAATGAAggacttttttattttcagaattacATTTCAGCTGTGTTTCCCAAAGCAAATATAtctttagttctgtttcattcatgttaataataatgttaataattacatttataatagcTTAATTAGCCATAATATGCAAATAATCAACagcatgttgttatcattatataatttataattcattataatcatTACTATTAATTAGAATATTATATTGTAGTACTGTTTTTTAATATCGAATATGAATTAATACGATTAatcattaacatttattaatcagAATAGTTTAATTTTAGTCCCTCTTTACCgattaatattataaatttttacttattattataaattattatggtACAGTATTTGAATATTGTTGTTATATTGAATAttaagtaatattattacaattcaattaaagtatataaacattattataaaaaaaaattaagcaaatctaAAAAGTGATACGTTTTTACTAtccattatattttcatttttatttatttagttcttggtaattaattaaaatcGGCCACTATTAGACATAGCTTGACAGTTATTAGTGTCATATAGTTATCAGCCAGAAGTATTGTAAAGATACATCTTCTGATTCAAAGCTAGGGCACATCATCAGTGATGTTACTAGTGGTCATCGGGTGTTTGGGTCTTTCGAGCATCAGACACCCTCGCACAGGTGACCCAGCTAAGGTTGATCAGCCCTCAGCTTGTGCCCTAGCAGTGCTCAACCACGGATCTTCCCTCTTTAACCAGAGCCACCTAGAAGCTTTTTCTGCTGCCTCTGTACTATTATAGATGGCCCTTCTTCTCCTCTCTCCAGTAATGTCGAGTGCAGTATAAGATCTGCTGAGAGACTGTCCTGCAAAGCCTCTGCATCCAACTTCCACTGGCAAGCACCTTGCCTTCCACCCTTTCCTGTGGCCATCGCTAACTAAACTGTTGTACTTCTCCTTCTTCCGCTCAAAGGCCTCCTCCATGCGGTCTACCCACCGCACTGTAAGCTTCAGCATGGCATGACTCTTCATTGCTTCTGACACCAGAACCATGTCAGGCCTGAGGGTGGTTTCAGCGACGTGCTGCGGGAACTTGAGTTGACTGCCCACATCCACTGTAAGCTGCCAGAACTGTGCACTGTTGAGCAACCCTGATATTGCTCTTGATGTTGGATTTGGTTTCTCTCCAGCTCTGATGTAGTAGGTGGTTTGCTTCCGGGGTTTGGACATTCGACATTCGATCTGAAGATTGGCGCTGCACACGTGGCGACTTGCAACAGGTGTCTGCAGTTGAGTGTAATTGTTTTCATGAGTGTTGGAGTAGTTCTCTTGGTTTGTTTGcagttcttttatttttctatttttaatacaatacaatttaataTTGTTCTGTGATGTCTCTAAGGAAGATGGGGATATCATTGCtggttttaatacttttattccacTCTGCTGCTGGAACATTTTCGAACCGGATTCAATACACCCGAGATCTTCTCCTTGAGCTAAACACAGGCAGCTTGATGTCGAGGCAACTTGCAAATTCCCCCCTGTTTAAGGACATTATGGCTTACAATAATTGCCAGCTTTTTAGTCCTGGAGAAGATGGCAGGACCAGAAGAAAAACACGTAAAAGAGGCAAAAAAGGCGGCGTGCGATAGCACGTGAGAATCCTAACAAGGAAGAGACGTCTGCCTCTACCTTCAATAGTCCTGGCAAATGTTCAATCACTGAAAAACAAGGTGGATGAACTGCAAGCACGAGTATCTCACACACGGGAGTTCAgagatgtgtgtgttttagccTTCACTGAGACGTGGCTGATGGCCGCAGACATGGATCCTACAACCGACATTGATGGATTCGGGGTACCAATACGTCTTGATCGTGACCCATGTACGATGGGGAAGCGGCAGGGAGGTGgagtatgtttttatattaaccCAAGATGGTGTAATAATGTGACTGTTCGGGAGAAAATTTGCCTACCGGACATTGAGCTATTGACAATTTCGGTGAGACCATATTATTTGCCAAGGGAATTTCCTCAAGTGTTTTTGTCGGTTGTGTATATTCACCCTAAGGCTAACTTTAAAAACGCAAATGAGGTATTGTTCTCTGTGTTGCAAAGACTTCAGTCCATCTCACCTGATGCCCCATGTCTTGTAATGGGTGATTTTAACCGCAGTAACTGCAGTAAAACATTTAGCCATTTTCATCAGTACATCACTTGTCACACTCGAGGAAATAAGACTCTTGACTTATGTTATGGATCCATACGAGGAGCGTACAGATCCGTTGCTGAGTCTCCTCTGGGCTCCTCTGACCACAGAGTGGTGCACCTGTTTCCAACATATAAGACTGTGCTGCAaaggagaggcacagaatcacgGACAGTCCAGGTATGGAATGAGGATGGTATATTGGCCCTACAAGGATGAGTGCACGGACTGGTTTGTTTTTCATGCACCATCTGACAATATTAATGAGTTGACTGATGTGGTGGCTAGTTATATCTCATTCTGTGTCGATAATGTGATTGATACCAAGGTTATCACCAGGCATTCAAATAATAAGCCTTGGTTTAATAATGAACTGAAAAATCTTCTTAAGAAGAAAAGTGTTGTTTTTAAAAGTGGTGATAAAGTTGCTTATTCTGCTATTAGGAAGGAAGTAAGAGCTGCTATTGCAAAGGCAAAacataattataaagaaaaaatagaacaaaaatatttaaatgctgatCAAAGGGCGGTGTGGGACGGAATGAAACTAATGACAGGTATACAGGGAAGTAGAACTACGATATCCTTAAATGGGTATACATCTAATGCGTGTTTAGCGAATGAACTTAATAAATTTTATCTAAGATTCGATGTGGATGATGATAATGTGAAGTTTTACTTTGGGCAAAGCAATAGGCCTACTGTATTTAGTATCGATGCTCCTACGGTGGCTAGGTTTTTTAAAaggataaaagtaaataaaagccCTGGACCAGATAATATTAGTGGTAAGGTGTTGAGTGTATGTAGTTCACAGCTAAGTGGCATATtcacagagatttttaatatgtcAGTTAGAACTCAAATTGTACCACAAATCTGGAAACATGCCATAGTTGTTCCTGTGGCGAAATGTAGGAGTCCGaaggttttaaatgattttagacCGGTAGCCCTTACCTCACTAGtaatgaaaacatttgaaaaaattgTGAGAATAGAGATATTGAAGTATGTAGAAAATAATTTGGATCCTCTCCAGTTTGCGTACAGAGTAGAGAGGGGGGTTGAGGATGCCATAACCACTCTTGTACACTTAGTAGCCCAACATCTGGAGACCCCAAAAACAAGGGCACGGCTAGCTTTTATTGATTTCTCAtctgcattcaacacaatcaagcCACATGTATTAGCTGAAAAATTAGTTCGATTATGTAACCTTGATCTTAATCTAGTAGGATGGATCgtgaattttttatcaaatagaaCCCAGTGTGTGAGAGTCAACAGTCTGCTTTCTTCCAAATTATGTTCTTCTATTGGCTCGCCTCAAGGGTGTGTTCTTTCCCCTCTTCTCTTTATTTTGTATACTAATGATTGTAGGAGCACATTTGACAATAGGTATATGTTAAAGTTCGCGGATGATATGGTTATTGTGAGTCTTCTTGTAAATGAGGAGACATCTCATGGCCCAGTGGTGGAGGACTTTGTCTCTTGGTGTGCAAAATGTAACCTAAATCTAAATATATCAAAGACCAAAGACATGATCATAGATTTTGGAAAATCTCCCATTTCAGTTTCTCCTACTGTAATAAATGGAAGAGATATTGAGTTTGTGGATGAATATCGTTATCTGGGTACAGTTattgataataaattaaattttaatgctAACACAGATGCCATTTGTAAAAAGGTTCAGCAGCGTatgtttttcttaagaaaaatgaaCTCTTTTAAAGTATGCTCAGTGTTAATGACACTGTTTTATCGGAGCTTTATTGAATCCGTAATTTCTTATTGTGACATTGTATGGTTTGATTGTATCAGCCTGTCCAACAGAAACAGAATAACCAAACTGATAAAGACTGCTTCGAAAGTGATTGGAGTTCAGCAGATACTGCCCCAGGACATTTTTAAAGGACGTGTTGTCAAAAAAGCCTTTGCGATAATCAATTGCCCAACACACCCATTACACAAAGAGTTTGTTATTCTTCCATCAGGACGTAGATATAGAGTAATGGGAGGGAGAACAAGGAGGTTTAAGAACTCATTCATACCAACTgctattctaatgttaaataatctgtaatcatGAGTGTTTATTATGTGAGTGTTTGCTATGTGAGTGTTTTTTGTGATGTGCAGCACCAGTGCAAAACCAATTTCCTAAGGGATAAATAAACtcgaacagaacagaacagaacagaacagacagCTCATGATGGCACTGCATATGCTCTCTGCGATTGTCTTGAGTACTTGGTCATGTTGCCATCAGTATTGTCCTTTCCGCCAGAGCTTTTGGGCAGTAACTCAGAATATGCTCAAGGGTCCCCTTCCTCTGGCAGAGTAGACATGCCGGTGTATCGGCCAAGCCCACGCAGTACAGATTGGATGGACTGGGAAGGACGTCATAGACTGCCAGGACTAGGAACTTAATATGGTGTGGATCTGCCCTCCAGAGGTCAGTCCACGTGATCTTCCCCTCCAAAACTTGCTCCCATCTCATCCATGTCTCATTCCCACTGCTCTGCTAGTCCTCTCTTCCTCCATGGCTGCTCTAACCTCGTGCTGGACCAATTGCCTCCTCTCTTTCCCCCGAGCCTTGTCAAAacagggggagggggaggggtggCATAGTTCTTAGTCCAGCCCTTCCTCTGGCCACTGTTCCCACCAGGACTCCATGGTGTAGCCGTGATTCTGCTTGATCCACTGCAGTCTCTGCTCTCCACTTGTTGCCAGTCCTGACTGCTACCCCTGCTCCGGAGACCTTGGGGGTCTACTGACTCATAGAGTTGCAGCACCTCTCTTGCACGTGAGACTTTGAACTCCTCCTGAAGTCCCATATGGGGCCATGCTGCTCAAGCTCCTTGGCAGTCCTAACCTTCTCCTCAGATAGCCACTTACTCTTCTTTTCAAATCTGAGATCGTAGTGATCGGAAACTCATAGAGAAGCAATGGCCACAGTATCCTTGGCAGAATCCCATGCTGATAAATCCACGCCTTGAATTTTTCTGGAAGGCCTGACTTGTCAACGTCCTTAAGCCGTCCTTCCAGCTCCTCACACGTGCTCTTGATGGAGGCTGTGTCCCTGAGGCTGCTGTCAAAGAAATTGCTCTTGCCCCAAGCTCTTGATCGGCTTCTTGCAGATGATAAAAATATGGTTCCTGTGATGGAGAAACGAAACTTGTCCACCACTCTGCCCTTTTTTAAGACCAAGGATCTTGATTTTGCTGGCTTAAATGACATCCTGACCCATCCCATCACCCTTTCCAGCCCCACCAGGATCCACCTGCCTCCTGGCACTGACTCGGTGGTCACTGTCAGATCGTCCATGAAGGCGCGAATTGGTGATTATCCAGACTTATACTTGGAACCTCTACATTCTGGGACAGCCAATTTCACCTACATGTTCTTTGCCAGAGCAAACAGGATCACTGAGGTGGTGCAGCCTGTGTTGATTCCCACCTCCAATCTGTGCCAGTCTGATGTTATTGATCCAGTGAAGGCTCTCAGGCTGAAATTGCTGTAATAGTCCAGGATGAGTTCTCTTACAACAGCTGGGACATGGTGCCTCCACACTCCTTCTGCAACTCCTTCCCAACTGACATGGGATCCACACTCCTTCTGCAACTTTCCACTGCTGCACTGCTTTCCCCCTTCTCCAGATAACCTTCAACATCTTCCAAAGCCGGTGCAGTAGCTTGGGACAGTGCTTGTAGACCTTGTAGTGTGTTCTGCTTGGTCTTGGGGCAGATATTGACCTTGCTTTCCGTACCACTTCCTGAACTTCTTTTAGGAATGGCTCCCTCAGATTGAAGGCCTCCATCGGATCTGGTGGTATTATCACAGCCTTGCACTGCCCTAGCTCCTGGTCTCGCATAGGGTCCCTGAAGGTGTCTTGGAGGTATTGGTCGACTTCTTCCTTAGTACAGGCCAGCCATCCACTGCGTTTCTGCCCGAGGGGCTCCTTCGTAAAGCCAAAAAGGTTGTGGATAAAAGCGGCCTGCTTCCTGGCCCTTCCATCATTCGTCTCCTGTGATGATTGGCTCTGCGTAGAATTAGGAGCCTCTTCCTGAGTATTTGAGTTCTGCCAGTGCTGCACACCGAACCTCTCTGCAGCCATACTCTCTATGATGGTTGTCATAGTCAGCAGTCTCTTCTTAACATCCCCTTTGGCTGAAACTTCCAGCACCTTGTCTACACCCTCTTCAAACTTCTGCCACTCTGCTGTTTTAGAGGCTTGGGGCCACCTGATTCTTCTCTTCTCAGACTTCCTGGTTAAAGGGACTGTTTGCATCACTTGGAGGCTCTGGGCTCTGTGGGGTGCTTCCGGGCCCATCTCCTCCTCTTTCTCACCAAGTGCTAGACCTGTGCATTGTGATGCTTGCTGTCGCTCCTAGCATTGTATCCTTGTTTGATGGATCTTAAGGTCCTTCTCATTCTTGCAGATCTTTCCACACAAGCATTCTGTGCTTGTCATCAACGTTTGTCCGTTGCTGATGGTCATTAACCTTGAATCTGACCGGATGGGGTACTCATCCTCCCTCCCACTCAGGCTCCCCTGGTGGTATATTTCCTGTCTTTGTCCTGTAGCTTATTGGATCCTCTTTCACAGGAGGTGCGGTTAGGGGTgctaatatgatttatttttaataaatagtttatacgattcattataatattatattgtagtatgtattttttatattgaatataaATCTGAATTAATACTATACattttttagcattattaatcagactatatcaattaatattaacaaaggtaccaattattttattgaatataaaaatgaatgtttattattattgtgcattCCTAATGAACTAATCTAACTAGAACACTGAACAGTGGAATCAATTGGCACTCTATGCTGCTGAGCACTCTTTTTACAGTAAGGCATGAGTTTGCATTGTCATATTATTGATGCAGGCAGTGAAATATGATGGCCTGGCTTCTGTTAACATGCTGAGTGTTTCAGTTATGCCCACTCTTTAGATTGAAACAGGAATTTATATCACCATACTGAAATGCTTCATTATTAGCATTCCAGAGTAATTGAAGGTTTATGCAGTTCCCCTGTTCCTTCAGATATTTGCTTCTAAAGAGTCAAAGGAGTGGTCAGAGCAGGGCTCTCCAGGAGGCTCCAACATGGGCTCCACGGTGCAGCTCCGCAAAATCAGCCCCGTGCAGCACTTCCACAGGCCGGGTACTTCATAGCACAACCACACCTTTCAGAATCATTCAAACGTGTGTGAGTTGTAACTGTACATGTACATTTATGTTTCAGACATGGGCATCAACATCTATAAGAAGCCACCAATTTACAAACACGGTATTTGTTCTTTTACTCTTTAAAACATATAGTTTTCTAGTTAGTGATCTTCACCTCACTCTCATGTAAGATTGTTGTATCGAAAGATGAACTGGTCACATTATGCTTTTGATGTTTATCTCTTCTCTGTCCTCAGACGGACAGACGGGAACGTCTCACAGTAAACATGATGTGATCATTGAGTCCTCCAAGTTCCCAGCAGCCCAGCCGCCGGATCCCAGCCAACCTTCAAAGATAGAGACGGAATACTGGCCCTGTCCACCCTCTCTAGCCACTATGGGTAAATGCTCAGCAGCTTCATATTTCTGGTTTATTTACCGCTCCACATCACTGCATACTGAAGGTGAAATGACTGAAGTGTAATGTCCCTGATAAT
It includes:
- the dmtn gene encoding dematin isoform X1, producing the protein MQKAGTAPSSRGPSAPGSPATSIVARMDNQVIGYKDLAAIPKDKAILEVERPDLMVYEPHFNISALDRISLSRSRERSMSPHSISPPPSPEIFASKESKEWSEQGSPGGSNMGSTVQLRKISPVQHFHRPDMGINIYKKPPIYKHDGQTGTSHSKHDVIIESSKFPAAQPPDPSQPSKIETEYWPCPPSLATMEIEWRKKAAEQGKPVEDDEFEDLTEDAKRLQEQELQKIQSNLGKLILKEEIEKSVVIRRKTRSLPDGTNIQLGSSATATKSASLPPCSRTGLTRLQSADFTSTDKGKAKTGVQVRRSHKHVAAAWFSNMPAAANRL